One window from the genome of Perca flavescens isolate YP-PL-M2 chromosome 17, PFLA_1.0, whole genome shotgun sequence encodes:
- the LOC114572086 gene encoding alpha-internexin, with product MSHGDRYTSSSYRKIFGDSPKFPVSSSRMGSASHRGSPGLRSMAGSRNSGSSLSLYRRIGRSTSYSPVPSDSLDLTQTSVVNNEFKVIRTNEKEQLQGLNDRFAVFIDKVRHLEQQNKVLEMELVSLRQKQGEPSRVAHLYQQELIELRSQVDELSRDKNRILIERNNMEDELQKLSVKYDEEMRVREEAEQTLRSFRKDVDDATAVRLDLERRVESLMDEISFLRKVHDEEIHELSSMMEEQHVSVELEPAKPDLTSALKEIRNQYESIASKNLQSAEEWYKSKFASLSEQAARTNEAMRASREEISEFRRQLQSKTIEIESLRSANESLERQITEMEDAHNAEVTAMQDTIGHLDTELRNMKGEMAQHLREYQDLLNVKMALDIEIAAYRKLLEGEETHFNSGISFGAASYSYQPRASASRSSQREKEGATKESFKESSEDKDEADINSNN from the exons ATGAGTCACGGAGACCGTTACACCTCGTCGTCCTACCGGAAGATTTTCGGGGATTCTCCCAAGTTCCCCGTGTCCTCCTCTCGCATGGGCAGCGCCTCTCACCGGGGCTCCCCGGGGCTCAGGTCCATGGCGGGCTCCCGCAACAGCGGGTCCTCCCTGAGCCTGTACAGACGGATCGGTCGCTCCACCTCTTATTCTCCGGTACCCAGCGACTCCCTTGACTTGACTCAGACCTCCGTGGTCAACAATGAATTCAAAGTTATTCGAACTAACGAGAAGGAGCAGCTGCAG GGTCTGAATGACCGCTTCGCCGTGTTCATTGATAAAGTGCGCCACTTGGAGCAGCAGAATAAGGTGTTGGAGATGGAGCTGGTGTCACTGCGGCAGAAGCAGGGCGAGCCATCCCGTGTGGCTCATCTCTACCAGCAGGAGCTGATAGAACTGCGCTCGCAGGTGGATGAGCTGAGCCGGGACAAAAACCGCATCCTGATCGAGAGGAACAACATGGAGGACGAGCTGCAG AAGCTCAGTGTGAAGTATGATGAGGAGATGAGGGTACGGGAGGAAGCTGAGCAGACTTTGAGGTCCTTCCGGAAGGATGTGGATGACGCCACAGCCGTTCGCCTGGACCTGGAGCGCCGTGTGGAGTCACTGATGGATGAAATCTCCTTCCTGAGGAAAGTACACGATGAGGAAATCCACGAGCTGAGCAGCATGATGGAGGAGCAGCATGTCTCCGTGGAGCTTGAACCCGCCAAACCGGACCTCACCTCGGCTCTGAAGGAGATCCGCAACCAGTACGAGTCCATCGCCTCCAAAAACCTGCAGTCTGCCGAGGAGTGGTACAAGAGCAAGTTTGCCAGCCTCAGCGAGCAGGCCGCCAGGACCAACGAGGCCATGCGGGCTAGCAGGGAGGAGATCAGTGAGTTCAGGAGGCAGCTGCAATCCAAGACGATTGAGATAGAGTCCCTGAGGAGCGCCAACGAGTCTTTGGAGAGGCAGATCACAGAGATGGAGGACGCACACAACGCTGAAGTCACAGCCATGCAG GACACTATTGGCCACCTGGATACTGAGCTGAGGAACATGAAGGGTGAGATGGCCCAGCACCTGAGAGAGTATCAAGACCTGCTCAATGTCAAGATGGCCCTGGATATAGAGATAGCTGCCTACAG GAAACTGCTGGAGGGGGAGGAGACTCACTTTAACTCAGGGATATCCTTTGGTGCTGCCAGCTACAGCTACCAGCCTCGAGCGTCAGCGTCCAGGAGCAgccagagggagaaagagggagccACCAAGGAAAGCTTCAAGGAGAGCAGTGAGGATAAAGATGAGGCAGACATCAACTCCAACAACTGA
- the pcgf6 gene encoding polycomb group RING finger protein 6 codes for MSPMYGRSHEWSTNISDSDSEEPKLPLNQFYPYIRCALCCGFLIDATTITECLHTFCKSCIVKHFFYSNRCPTCSIVVHQTQPLYNIRPDRQLQDIVYKMVPFLEEFEKEQMCKFYKERGLEVPKPVVVSPPVPVVLKRQKKDNIPQSVFTIPPELDVSLLLEFVGAEEGINNYKPLERRYVRVSGEATVRHVELFIRRKMELSSTCQVDVVCGDHLLDHYQSLKDIQNSVGEEALQDGLLVLHFGLVLPSQS; via the exons ATGTCACCTATGTATGGTCGCAGTCATGAATGGTCAACGAACATATCAGACAGCGACTCGGAAGAG CCCAAGCTCCCTCTCAATCAGTTCTATCCATATATCCGCTGTGCCCTTTGCTGCGGCTTCCTCATCGATGCCACCACTATCACAGAGTGCCTGCATACAT TTTGCAAAAGCTGCATCGTGAAGCACTTTTTCTACAGCAACAGGTGTCCCACATGCAGCATTGTAGTCCACCAGACACAACCACTATACAACATCAG GCCTGATAGACAACTGCAAGAtattgtttacaaaatggttcCCTTCCTAGAGGAGT TCGAAAAAGAACAAATGTGTAAGTTCTACAAAGAGAGAGGGTTGGAAGTGCCAAAACCAG TGGTGGTCTCCCCTCCGGTTCCTGTTGTGTTGAAGAGGCAGAAGAAGGATAACATTCCCCAGTCTGTGTTCACCATTCCTCCCGAGCTGGAtgtctctctgctgctggaGTTTGTTGG ggcTGAAGAGGGCATCAATAACTATAAG CCCTTAGAGAGGCGGTACGTTCGTGTGTCGGGCGAGGCCACTGTCCGCCACGTGGAGCTGTTTATCAGGAGAAAGATGGAGCTGAGCTCTACCTGCCAG GTGGATGTGGTTTGTGGAGATCACCTCCTAGATCACTACCAGTCACTCAAAGACATACAGAACTCTGTGGGTGAAGAAGCACTACAG GATGGTCTGTTGGTGCTGCACTTTGGCCTGGTCCTGCCCTCCCAGTCTTGA
- the si:dkey-51a16.9 gene encoding RING finger protein 122 isoform X2, translating into MCDIGLQNSDPYGKMTSEELFHLPLNIYIIILGIGLFILMLTLFFCCYLFRLRRQGAREQFGYNEVVLKGAGKKLSLLGQTCAVCLEEFRSRDELGVCPCSHAFHKKCLLKWLEIRSVCPMCNKPICRLRPNPPQAPERPQSLLEV; encoded by the exons ATGTGTGACATTGGATTGCAGAACTCCGACCCTTACGGCAAGATGACATCTGAAGAGCTCTTCCACCTGCCGCTCAACATCTATATCATCATCCTGGGCATCGGCCTCTTCATCCTCATGCTCACCCTTTTCTTCTGTTGCTACCTGTTCAG GCTCAGGAGACAAGGTGCAAGAGAACAGTTTGGCTACAATGAG GTTGTTTTGAAAGGAGCGGGGAAGAAACTGAGCCTTCTTGGT CAAACATGTGCCGTGTGTTTAGAGGAGTTTCGCAGCAGGGATGAGCTTGGAGTGTGCCCATGTTCCCATGCCTTTCACAAGAA GTGTCTGCTAAAATGGTTAGAGATCCGCAGTGTCTGCCCCATGTGCAACAAGCCCATTTGTCGCCTCCGGCCTAACCCCCCACAAGCACCTGAGCGGCCACAGAGTCTCCTGGAGGTCTGA
- the si:dkey-51a16.9 gene encoding RING finger protein 122 isoform X1, translated as MHPVPLCNGSMCDIGLQNSDPYGKMTSEELFHLPLNIYIIILGIGLFILMLTLFFCCYLFRLRRQGAREQFGYNEVVLKGAGKKLSLLGQTCAVCLEEFRSRDELGVCPCSHAFHKKCLLKWLEIRSVCPMCNKPICRLRPNPPQAPERPQSLLEV; from the exons ATGCATCCAGTTCCATTGTGTAACG gGTCTATGTGTGACATTGGATTGCAGAACTCCGACCCTTACGGCAAGATGACATCTGAAGAGCTCTTCCACCTGCCGCTCAACATCTATATCATCATCCTGGGCATCGGCCTCTTCATCCTCATGCTCACCCTTTTCTTCTGTTGCTACCTGTTCAG GCTCAGGAGACAAGGTGCAAGAGAACAGTTTGGCTACAATGAG GTTGTTTTGAAAGGAGCGGGGAAGAAACTGAGCCTTCTTGGT CAAACATGTGCCGTGTGTTTAGAGGAGTTTCGCAGCAGGGATGAGCTTGGAGTGTGCCCATGTTCCCATGCCTTTCACAAGAA GTGTCTGCTAAAATGGTTAGAGATCCGCAGTGTCTGCCCCATGTGCAACAAGCCCATTTGTCGCCTCCGGCCTAACCCCCCACAAGCACCTGAGCGGCCACAGAGTCTCCTGGAGGTCTGA